DNA sequence from the Paenibacillus physcomitrellae genome:
AACCTGCTGTCCCTGCTCACGGAAATATTGGGAGGCTACGTTCGGATATTTCGTTGCTACCCGCTGCTGAATGCCCGGCTGCCAGCCCGGCAGGCCGATCACCGACATGCGGCAGCGCGCGATACCAAGATCGAGCAGCTCATATACATCGCGGCCTTCTTCCATCAGCACATCTTTGCCAACGATGCCGATATCCACTGCGCCATACTCTACATAAGTCGGCACATCTACCGGCTTGGCAAGAATAAATTCCATGTTTGCTTCCGGAATCGGAATAACCAGCTTCCTGCCTTCCTCGCCTTCCGGCGGTACCGGCAAGCCCGCTGCGCGAAGCAGCTCCGCAGCTTTGTTATAGATCCGTCCTTTTGGCATCGCTACTCTTAACCGTTCAGACACATCGAGTTCCTCCATTCAACAACTTGCTGTTATATATCATCGGTTCAACCATTTCTATTTCCTCAAGACCATCATACGGCTCTCAGCATACAACCTCTGATCATACGGCCTATTAGGCCGCCGCCACGTTGTTTAACCTCGTTCACTCACCAGAGAAGCAAAGGTATGGACTGTCTGGTAGCGATTCGCATCCGGACTGGTCCAGGCACCTGCCGCTTCCCTACGGTCTGTCTCCCGGAGACCAGACCCTCCCTCTAGCAGCCGGGTAACAACCGACTTGCCTTCGCTGCGAAGGCGCCGGGCTTCTGCAAGTCCCTCTTTGCGGTGCTCGCAGTCGTATTGGATCAGAATCGGCAGTTCCCCATGCTCCTGATCCAGACCGCCAACGAGGTCAAGAATCCGGTTTGTTTTGAGCGAGAAGCCGGTGGCCGGCACTGAACGTCCAAAACCGTTGAGCAAATTATCATAACGGCCGCCGCTGCAGACCGGGAATCCCAGATCCGCCGCATAGCCCTCGAAAGTCATTCCCGTATAATAAGTGAAATCCCCGATCATCGTCAGATCGATCAGGACATGCTCGGAGACGCCATAGGCATCAAGCACTTCCCAGATTTTGCACAGATGGTTCAGCGACCGTTTGGCCAGTTCATGCCCGCTTAGCTCCAGAGCCTGCTGACAGATCTCCATCCCGCCGCGCAGGCGCAGCAGCCCGCTCATGCCTTCTTTCTGTGCCGGAGTCAGCTGCATCTTGCGGACAGCTTCTCGGAATCCAACATGATCCCGGCCGAGCAGGTAGCCTTTCAATTCTTCCTGATCTTCCTTCCGGCCCGGGAGGACCTCTTCGAGCAGACCGTTCAGGAAACCGACATGGCCCATCGCGATCTTAAACGATTTGACTCCAGCCGCCTGCAGTGAGGCAATCGCCAGAGCCAGAACCTCGGCATCGGCATCCGGCGAGTCTTCCCCGACAAGCTCGACGCCGGTTTGGTAGAACTCTGCATCGCGTCCCGCCTCCTCCGAAATGGCCCGGAACACGTTCGCGTGATAGGACAAACGAAGCGGCAGCGGCTCATCTTTGAGCAGCGAAGATACCACCCGCGCCACCGGCGCCGTCATTTCTGAACGCAGGACCAGCGCCTGTCCGCGGTTATTCAGCAGCTTATACAGCTTCTGGTCGGAAGTTGAGCTGGCCACCCCAACCGTATCGTAATATTCCAGCGTAGGAGTCATAATTTGCTGGTACCCCCAGCGGTTCATGCAGTCCAGCACCTGGCGTTCAATTCTGCGCAGCCTGGAAACGGCCAAAGGCAAATAATCGCGCACACCGGCCGGTTTCTCAAAATTTTTCGGCTTGCTCATCCTTCCGTCACCTCATCCTTGTTATGCTAATCGGTAAAATCTCTATTTCAATTCAATAGGGCTCCTGCCCCGCGTTTTTCGTAGTTAGACTTGTTCTTTCTGCCATTCAATTATTCGTCCACATAATCTTTACTATGGTAAAGTGTTAACAAAGTAAAGGATACTGTATATCCTATCATGTCAGGTATTAACCGTCAATTCCCCGGAAGGGGTTTTGTTCACTCCAGATGGACAGGCTGTCATATCGATCACTGATGGTCCACTCTTTTCCTCGGGGCGCCCCAGAGCCCATTTGAGGTCCACCAGAAGTCGATTAGAAGCCCCTAGAAGCCCCTGCCTAGTACAAATAGTCAATCCGTTTCGCAAAATGGCTCAAACCGCCGCCGACTTCCCTTGCTGCTCCGCAAGCTCAAGCC
Encoded proteins:
- the hisG gene encoding ATP phosphoribosyltransferase — its product is MSERLRVAMPKGRIYNKAAELLRAAGLPVPPEGEEGRKLVIPIPEANMEFILAKPVDVPTYVEYGAVDIGIVGKDVLMEEGRDVYELLDLGIARCRMSVIGLPGWQPGIQQRVATKYPNVASQYFREQGQQVEVIKLNGSIELAPLIGLADRIVDMVETGQTLRENGLVEQSQIFEITSRLVANRVSYRLKNKEIQTLCDALYQVIGSPAGLQKS
- a CDS encoding ATP phosphoribosyltransferase regulatory subunit, producing the protein MSKPKNFEKPAGVRDYLPLAVSRLRRIERQVLDCMNRWGYQQIMTPTLEYYDTVGVASSTSDQKLYKLLNNRGQALVLRSEMTAPVARVVSSLLKDEPLPLRLSYHANVFRAISEEAGRDAEFYQTGVELVGEDSPDADAEVLALAIASLQAAGVKSFKIAMGHVGFLNGLLEEVLPGRKEDQEELKGYLLGRDHVGFREAVRKMQLTPAQKEGMSGLLRLRGGMEICQQALELSGHELAKRSLNHLCKIWEVLDAYGVSEHVLIDLTMIGDFTYYTGMTFEGYAADLGFPVCSGGRYDNLLNGFGRSVPATGFSLKTNRILDLVGGLDQEHGELPILIQYDCEHRKEGLAEARRLRSEGKSVVTRLLEGGSGLRETDRREAAGAWTSPDANRYQTVHTFASLVSERG